The following coding sequences are from one Bradyrhizobium sp. 200 window:
- a CDS encoding ABC transporter permease — MLTLAVDFVRRFVRNRAALVGFVLVIAVIGIALSAPWLFPRNPLRIVGRPEIWPFTTSRFPLGTDSLGRDIAAMIAHGARTTLLIGLCASLTATIIGISIGAIAAYFGGWVDELLMRLTELFQTIPNLIFVLTIVSILGQKIEYVTIAVGIVTWTPIARLTRAEFMSLRDREFVQACRSMGMGNLRIMFGEILPNALPPVIVLSSLVIAGAVLFESAVSFLGLGDPNVSSWGRLIGDGRTLIRSSWYICAVPGVAIMLTVLALNLVGDGLNDALNPKLRDR; from the coding sequence ATGCTCACCCTTGCCGTCGATTTCGTCCGCCGCTTTGTCCGCAATCGTGCGGCGCTGGTGGGATTCGTGCTGGTCATCGCGGTGATCGGAATTGCGCTCTCGGCACCATGGCTGTTTCCGCGCAATCCATTGCGCATCGTCGGCCGCCCCGAGATCTGGCCGTTCACGACATCGCGCTTTCCGCTCGGAACCGACTCGCTTGGCCGCGATATCGCGGCGATGATCGCCCACGGCGCGCGGACGACGCTGCTGATCGGGCTTTGCGCCAGCCTGACCGCGACCATCATCGGTATCAGCATAGGTGCCATCGCGGCCTATTTCGGAGGCTGGGTCGATGAGTTGCTGATGCGGTTGACGGAATTGTTTCAGACGATTCCGAACCTGATCTTCGTGCTGACCATCGTCTCGATCCTCGGGCAGAAGATCGAATACGTTACCATCGCCGTAGGGATCGTGACCTGGACCCCGATCGCCAGATTGACGCGCGCTGAATTTATGTCGTTGCGCGACCGCGAGTTTGTCCAGGCCTGTCGCTCCATGGGCATGGGCAATCTCCGCATCATGTTCGGCGAAATCCTGCCCAATGCGCTGCCGCCGGTCATCGTGCTGTCGTCGCTGGTGATCGCCGGCGCCGTGCTGTTCGAGTCGGCGGTCTCGTTTCTCGGTCTCGGCGATCCCAACGTCTCAAGCTGGGGTCGGCTGATCGGCGATGGCCGCACCCTGATCCGCAGTTCCTGGTACATCTGCGCCGTGCCGGGGGTGGCGATCATGCTCACCGTGCTCGCGCTCAATCTGGTCGGTGATGGGCTCAACGACGCGCTCAATCCGAAGCTGCGGGATCGCTGA
- a CDS encoding class II aldolase/adducin family protein, protein MGYHGYEGIALDLNERESLVRDPDPHRAMILRNHGLFAGGRTIPEAFDHIYFLERACQAQIAAQGGGGKLVQPPESVRLRTAAQFHEFPDVPFYCDLAWEGALRGLPAGPTAHCC, encoded by the coding sequence ATCGGCTATCATGGCTACGAAGGGATTGCGCTGGACCTGAACGAACGCGAGAGCCTGGTTCGCGATCCTGACCCGCATCGGGCGATGATCCTGCGCAACCACGGGCTTTTCGCCGGCGGAAGAACAATTCCCGAAGCCTTCGATCACATTTATTTTCTGGAGCGCGCCTGTCAGGCTCAAATCGCCGCCCAAGGTGGCGGCGGCAAGTTGGTCCAGCCACCCGAGAGCGTGCGGCTGCGAACAGCAGCTCAGTTTCACGAATTCCCTGATGTGCCCTTCTATTGCGACCTTGCCTGGGAAGGCGCGCTCCGCGGTTTGCCCGCTGGACCGACGGCCCATTGCTGCTGA
- a CDS encoding aspartate/glutamate racemase family protein, with the protein MRTIGLIGGMSWESTAVYYRRLNEQVRDRLGGLHSADILMRSVDFDAIVVLQKQGHWDEASRILVGIARNLEHGGAGCVLICTNTMHKLADEVQQAVSIPLLHIADVTAAAIDAEGLKRPQLLATRYTMEQDFYVARLRERFGLDPIIPDADDRTVIHDIIFDELCQGIVRDESRKLYLDIIARGKEQGADSVILGCTEICLLVGPEHVDLPVFDSTLLHADAAIEFSMMNQTPHPRAA; encoded by the coding sequence ATGCGGACGATTGGTTTGATTGGCGGAATGAGTTGGGAAAGTACTGCAGTGTATTACCGCCGGTTGAATGAACAGGTCCGCGATCGGTTGGGTGGTCTTCACTCCGCGGACATCCTGATGCGATCGGTCGACTTCGATGCGATCGTCGTCCTGCAGAAGCAGGGGCATTGGGATGAAGCGAGCCGAATTCTCGTGGGCATCGCGCGCAATCTGGAACATGGGGGTGCAGGCTGCGTGCTGATATGCACGAATACGATGCATAAGCTGGCCGACGAAGTGCAACAGGCAGTGTCGATCCCGCTACTGCATATCGCCGACGTAACCGCCGCGGCCATCGATGCAGAGGGCCTGAAGCGCCCGCAGCTTCTCGCAACGCGTTACACGATGGAACAGGATTTTTACGTGGCGCGGCTGCGCGAGCGATTTGGGCTCGACCCGATCATTCCCGATGCGGATGATCGCACCGTCATCCACGACATCATCTTCGACGAGCTATGTCAGGGCATCGTTCGCGACGAGTCGCGAAAACTCTATCTCGATATAATCGCGCGGGGAAAGGAGCAGGGTGCTGACAGCGTGATCCTTGGCTGCACCGAGATTTGCCTGCTGGTGGGTCCCGAACACGTCGATCTTCCAGTGTTCGACTCGACGTTGCTGCATGCCGACGCTGCAATTGAGTTCTCTATGATGAACCAAACGCCACATCCACGCGCCGCCTGA
- a CDS encoding ABC transporter ATP-binding protein, giving the protein MAADRVSEPTPILSIDKLEVSLFTRRGVLQAVDGLSLTVAAGETVAIVGESGCGKSLAALAVMRLLPEPPARIVGGAVRFMGRDLASLSDREMQRVRGKDISMIFQDPMTSLNPVVTVGDQLIEAIRRHTDVSRKEAADRAIELLRQVRIPDAERRLDDYPHQMSGGMSQRVMIAMAIACGPQLLIADEPTTALDVTVQAQILGLLKELQTASGMGLIIITHDLGVVAETADRVVVMYAGRKVEEARVGALFERPLHPYTRGLLGATPSAVRRRGGRLVEIAGSVPALSDLPIGCAFQNRCPDAFDRCHAGRPALASLLPQQSAACFGAEEELSRNVAAVGT; this is encoded by the coding sequence ATGGCAGCAGACCGTGTTTCCGAACCGACGCCGATCCTCTCGATCGACAAGCTCGAGGTTTCGCTGTTCACGCGGCGCGGCGTGCTGCAGGCGGTCGATGGGCTGTCGCTGACGGTTGCTGCCGGCGAGACGGTGGCGATCGTCGGCGAATCCGGATGTGGCAAGTCGCTCGCGGCATTGGCGGTGATGCGTCTGCTGCCGGAACCGCCTGCCAGGATCGTCGGCGGTGCCGTTCGCTTCATGGGCCGTGACCTCGCTTCCTTGTCTGACCGTGAGATGCAGCGGGTGCGGGGCAAGGACATCTCGATGATCTTCCAGGATCCGATGACGTCGCTCAATCCCGTCGTTACCGTCGGCGATCAACTGATCGAGGCGATCCGGCGTCATACCGACGTCTCGCGCAAGGAAGCCGCTGACCGCGCGATCGAGCTTTTGCGGCAGGTGCGGATTCCCGACGCCGAGCGCCGGCTTGACGACTATCCGCATCAAATGTCCGGTGGCATGAGTCAGCGCGTGATGATCGCCATGGCGATCGCCTGTGGCCCGCAACTCCTGATCGCCGATGAGCCGACCACGGCGCTTGACGTCACGGTCCAGGCCCAGATTCTCGGTTTGCTGAAGGAACTGCAGACGGCCTCAGGGATGGGGTTGATCATCATTACCCATGATCTTGGGGTTGTCGCCGAGACTGCGGACCGCGTCGTGGTAATGTATGCTGGCCGCAAGGTCGAGGAGGCGCGCGTCGGAGCGCTATTCGAACGGCCGCTGCATCCCTATACGCGTGGCCTGCTCGGCGCGACACCGTCAGCCGTGCGCCGCCGCGGCGGACGGCTTGTCGAAATCGCGGGCAGCGTGCCGGCGCTCTCTGATCTGCCGATCGGTTGCGCATTCCAGAACCGCTGCCCCGACGCATTCGATCGCTGCCATGCCGGACGTCCGGCCCTTGCATCGTTGCTGCCGCAGCAGTCCGCCGCCTGTTTCGGTGCCGAAGAGGAGCTGTCGCGTAATGTCGCTGCTGTCGGTACGTAG
- a CDS encoding ABC transporter permease — protein MRRIVVRRLAQIIPLIFAVIVLNFVLIHLAPGSLFDVMTSEQQVTDPAMLDQLRHTYGVDQPTWLQLAKYIWAVMRLDLGFSYRQNAPVLHVIMEQLPATAILMLAATTIALLVGITAGVLASVKVNTIWDNLISFGAVFFFAAPSFWLGIMMTVLFAVKLGWFPVGGMRTIGADHGAFADALDVMNHLVLPATALGLFYAATYARVMRASMLEVFRLDFVRTARAKGLSSSRVILAHVMRNALLPIVTLLGLQLGTMLGGSVVIEAVFSWPGIGSLLFDSVMSRNFPMVLGVLVLGSLLVAVCNATVDLLYMRLDPRIRVR, from the coding sequence GTGCGTCGTATCGTCGTCCGCCGGCTCGCCCAGATCATCCCGCTGATCTTCGCGGTGATCGTGCTCAACTTCGTTCTGATCCATCTCGCGCCCGGCAGCCTGTTCGACGTCATGACGTCGGAGCAGCAGGTCACCGATCCCGCGATGCTGGATCAGTTGCGCCATACCTACGGCGTCGATCAGCCAACTTGGCTGCAGCTCGCGAAGTATATCTGGGCGGTGATGAGGCTCGACCTGGGGTTTTCCTACCGGCAGAATGCGCCGGTGCTTCACGTCATCATGGAGCAGCTGCCGGCCACCGCAATCCTGATGTTGGCTGCAACCACCATCGCTCTCCTGGTCGGCATAACCGCAGGCGTGCTGGCTTCGGTCAAGGTGAACACCATCTGGGACAATCTGATCTCGTTTGGCGCGGTGTTCTTCTTCGCCGCGCCGAGTTTTTGGCTCGGCATCATGATGACGGTGCTGTTCGCGGTGAAGCTTGGCTGGTTTCCGGTCGGCGGCATGCGCACGATCGGCGCCGACCATGGCGCGTTCGCGGACGCGCTCGACGTGATGAATCACCTGGTGCTTCCCGCCACCGCGCTCGGCCTGTTCTATGCGGCCACCTATGCGCGGGTGATGCGGGCGTCGATGCTGGAGGTGTTTCGGCTTGACTTTGTTCGCACCGCGCGCGCCAAGGGCCTGTCTTCAAGCCGAGTTATCCTCGCGCATGTGATGCGCAACGCGTTGCTGCCGATCGTTACGCTGCTCGGCCTGCAACTCGGCACCATGCTCGGGGGCAGCGTTGTCATCGAGGCTGTTTTCAGTTGGCCCGGGATCGGAAGCCTGTTGTTTGACAGCGTGATGAGCCGAAATTTCCCGATGGTACTCGGCGTTCTCGTGCTGGGCTCGCTGCTGGTGGCGGTCTGCAACGCAACGGTCGACCTGCTTTACATGCGGCTCGATCCGCGCATTCGGGTGAGGTAA
- a CDS encoding dipeptide ABC transporter ATP-binding protein, with translation MSLLSVRSLCVQYQSARGTVRAVDDVSLDLEAGETVGLVGESGCGKSTLGKAVMRLVPSSDGLVILDGQNLTEMQPVALKAARKNIQMIFQDPYSSLNPRHDIGTIVGQPLSVAGWSRRDIRDRVAELMGQVGLPAEAVRRYPHEFSGGQRQRIGIARALALSPKVIICDEPVSALDVSVRAQVINLLKDLQQTTGVAYLFISHDLSVVEHISDRLIVMYLGRIVESGRGEDIWQQPAHPYTRALLAAAPVADPRLARGRTKSVLQGELPSPLNPPTGCSFNTRCPMAQERCRQERPVLRSTAGGRMVACHYDLLEQRAAFPPAVCAAS, from the coding sequence ATGTCGCTGCTGTCGGTACGTAGCCTCTGCGTCCAGTACCAGAGCGCGCGGGGTACCGTGCGCGCGGTCGATGACGTGAGCTTAGACCTCGAAGCCGGTGAAACGGTTGGGTTGGTCGGCGAATCCGGTTGCGGTAAGTCGACCTTGGGCAAGGCGGTCATGCGCCTGGTCCCGAGTTCGGACGGCCTCGTCATCCTCGACGGCCAGAATTTGACGGAGATGCAGCCGGTCGCGCTGAAAGCAGCCCGCAAGAACATCCAGATGATCTTTCAGGATCCCTATAGCTCGCTCAATCCGCGCCACGACATAGGCACCATTGTCGGTCAGCCGCTCAGCGTTGCCGGCTGGTCGCGCCGCGACATCCGTGACCGCGTCGCAGAGCTGATGGGGCAGGTGGGACTGCCGGCGGAGGCGGTGCGGCGCTATCCGCACGAGTTTTCCGGCGGCCAGCGCCAGCGCATTGGCATCGCGCGCGCGCTGGCGCTGAGCCCCAAGGTCATCATCTGCGATGAGCCGGTGTCGGCGCTCGACGTCTCGGTTCGCGCGCAGGTCATCAACCTGCTCAAGGACCTGCAGCAGACGACCGGCGTCGCTTACCTGTTCATTTCCCACGACCTTTCGGTGGTCGAGCACATCTCCGATCGTCTCATCGTGATGTATCTCGGCCGTATCGTCGAAAGCGGCCGCGGCGAGGACATCTGGCAGCAGCCGGCCCATCCCTACACCCGCGCGCTGCTGGCGGCGGCGCCGGTCGCCGATCCGCGGCTGGCGCGTGGCCGGACCAAGAGCGTGCTGCAGGGCGAATTGCCGAGCCCGCTGAATCCACCGACGGGCTGCAGCTTCAATACCCGCTGCCCGATGGCACAAGAGCGTTGCCGGCAGGAGCGGCCGGTACTGCGAAGTACGGCGGGCGGACGCATGGTGGCCTGCCACTATGACCTCCTCGAACAACGCGCGGCATTTCCACCTGCCGTATGCGCGGCCAGTTGA
- a CDS encoding zinc-binding dehydrogenase, with amino-acid sequence MRALVLHEHGGNEKLQYVTDYPTPKAGEGDVVVRVKASSINYHDVFTRRGMPGIKVPLPVIIGLDVVGEIAEIGGGVKGWKIGDRVLIDPVNRVEGGLMGETQDGGLAEFCRAKAHQLVKIPDAVGFEQAAALPVAYGTAIRMMNSIGKIRVGEKVLILGASGGVGVCCVQLAKLAGAYVIACAGSEEKGRRLTELGADEIILYTQSDFMKTVYERHGKPHRRRFVEGGGVDVVVNFTGGDTWVKSLRCLKLGGRLLTCGATAGYAPTEDLRFIWTFELQILGSNGWERDDIVELFDLVEAGKLQVLIDKTYPLEQGSEAVRVIEDRAVFGKVVVAP; translated from the coding sequence ATGCGAGCATTGGTCCTTCACGAACATGGCGGCAACGAAAAACTGCAGTATGTCACCGATTATCCGACCCCGAAGGCGGGCGAAGGTGACGTTGTCGTGCGGGTCAAGGCTTCTTCGATCAACTATCACGACGTCTTCACCCGTCGCGGTATGCCCGGCATCAAGGTGCCCCTGCCGGTCATCATCGGGCTCGACGTTGTCGGCGAGATCGCGGAGATCGGCGGCGGCGTAAAGGGCTGGAAGATCGGCGACCGTGTTCTGATAGACCCGGTCAATCGCGTCGAGGGCGGCTTGATGGGCGAGACCCAGGATGGTGGTCTTGCCGAATTCTGCCGCGCGAAGGCGCATCAACTGGTCAAGATACCCGACGCCGTCGGTTTCGAGCAGGCTGCAGCGCTGCCGGTCGCCTATGGCACGGCGATCCGCATGATGAATTCGATCGGAAAGATCAGGGTCGGTGAGAAAGTGCTGATCCTTGGCGCCAGCGGCGGCGTCGGCGTGTGCTGCGTGCAATTGGCCAAGCTGGCCGGCGCCTACGTCATCGCCTGCGCCGGCAGCGAGGAGAAGGGAAGGCGCCTCACCGAACTCGGCGCCGACGAGATCATTCTCTATACCCAGAGTGATTTCATGAAGACGGTGTACGAGCGCCACGGCAAGCCGCACCGTCGACGCTTCGTCGAGGGCGGCGGCGTCGACGTCGTCGTCAACTTCACCGGCGGCGACACCTGGGTGAAGTCGCTGCGCTGCCTGAAGCTCGGCGGCCGGCTGCTGACCTGCGGCGCTACCGCGGGTTATGCTCCCACCGAAGATTTGCGCTTCATCTGGACATTCGAGTTGCAGATCCTCGGCTCCAACGGCTGGGAGCGCGACGACATCGTCGAGCTGTTCGATCTCGTCGAGGCTGGCAAGCTTCAGGTGTTGATCGACAAGACCTACCCACTCGAGCAGGGGAGCGAGGCCGTACGCGTCATCGAGGACCGTGCCGTGTTCGGCAAAGTCGTGGTGGCGCCGTGA
- a CDS encoding VOC family protein → MSDLAALASFRPVLDHAVINVMGKLDEAAEQYTRLGFQLTERGHHTLGSSNNLAIFGTNYLELLGYLPGRETMRADLWAHPAGLTGLVFKSVDADLVYSTLKNRGVPVQEPMSFARPVVLPGGAQDARFKVVRVTGDAVQNGRTFFCHHDTPELVYRPEWRMHPNGVTDIVEFVIASRDPAGTAAVYDRMFGPNLLTSIQGGVFFRAGTAKVLVLEPAAVAERYADAALVSADGSDRMVALTLKVASLAMPRTLFDAAGIAYRSYAGGIVVSHADAANVALGFTAS, encoded by the coding sequence ATGAGTGATCTGGCTGCTCTTGCTTCATTTCGACCGGTTCTCGATCACGCCGTCATCAATGTGATGGGGAAGCTGGACGAGGCGGCCGAACAATACACGCGCCTCGGTTTTCAGCTCACCGAGCGTGGCCATCACACTCTCGGCTCGAGCAACAATCTCGCGATCTTCGGTACGAACTATCTCGAGCTTCTCGGTTACCTGCCGGGACGTGAGACGATGCGCGCCGATCTGTGGGCGCATCCTGCCGGCCTGACCGGCCTTGTGTTCAAGTCGGTCGACGCTGACCTGGTCTATTCGACGTTGAAGAATCGCGGCGTTCCGGTGCAGGAGCCGATGAGCTTTGCGCGGCCGGTGGTGCTGCCGGGCGGTGCGCAGGACGCGCGGTTCAAGGTGGTCCGCGTCACCGGCGACGCCGTGCAAAACGGCCGCACCTTCTTCTGCCACCACGACACGCCCGAGTTGGTGTACCGGCCTGAATGGCGGATGCATCCCAACGGCGTTACCGATATCGTCGAGTTCGTGATCGCTTCGCGTGATCCGGCAGGCACCGCCGCGGTTTACGACCGGATGTTTGGGCCCAACCTGCTGACATCGATTCAGGGCGGCGTGTTCTTTCGAGCCGGCACCGCAAAGGTGCTGGTGCTGGAGCCTGCAGCGGTTGCAGAGCGCTACGCCGATGCCGCACTCGTCAGCGCGGACGGCTCCGATCGCATGGTCGCGCTCACCTTGAAGGTGGCTTCGCTGGCCATGCCGCGCACGCTGTTTGACGCGGCTGGCATTGCGTACAGGTCGTACGCAGGCGGCATCGTGGTGTCGCATGCGGACGCCGCCAATGTCGCGCTGGGGTTCACCGCGTCATGA
- a CDS encoding PaaI family thioesterase, with translation MSEPVVTPLNAAEIQKMLDASPFNLFLGLTVVTADPVKQEITMRSPMRPEFERRPGSKQWHGGVIASVIDTVGDFAVGMMVGRGLPTVNFRVDYLRPAVDTALVAVSRVRRAGKSVGVADVDVFDEKGALLAIGRGTYSTLDTK, from the coding sequence GTGAGCGAGCCTGTCGTCACGCCGCTGAATGCGGCTGAAATTCAGAAGATGCTGGATGCTTCGCCGTTCAACCTGTTTCTCGGCCTCACTGTGGTGACGGCCGATCCGGTCAAGCAGGAAATCACCATGCGGTCGCCGATGCGCCCGGAATTCGAGCGCCGTCCGGGCTCGAAGCAGTGGCATGGCGGCGTCATCGCGTCGGTCATCGACACCGTCGGCGATTTTGCCGTCGGCATGATGGTCGGCCGCGGCCTGCCAACGGTGAATTTTCGTGTCGACTATCTCAGGCCTGCGGTCGACACCGCGCTGGTCGCGGTGTCGCGGGTGCGCCGCGCGGGCAAGAGCGTCGGCGTCGCCGATGTCGATGTGTTCGATGAAAAGGGCGCGCTGCTCGCGATCGGGCGCGGCACTTATTCGACGCTGGATACAAAATAA
- a CDS encoding DUF2817 domain-containing protein gives MINDFTQSFALEYAGARTKFRATASDLGGVLSEYRHPTATGPDGQGLFIDVARLGDVGAPLQLVVVSGTHGLEGLSGSAARIGWIKSGFAHGLPSNVSVLLVHALNPFGFAHNTRTTENNVDLNRNLFPLGTNFGGSQREWSNLALETIVADHLGAAERIGFIDWHTGIGGWSESFFLCFNDEGGPLHDEAVRWWGRDRIIGQKPHSLARPNYQGQVFHGLTKFLAGRPMVGAVIEFGTRGINVHRALQLDLWLKFKAEKDSERVRLLKADLQDCFVPVSSHWRESTTGQAISITQQAVEGLASWSLAVAA, from the coding sequence ATGATCAACGATTTTACGCAAAGCTTTGCGCTGGAGTATGCGGGTGCCCGGACCAAATTTCGGGCCACCGCGAGCGATCTCGGCGGCGTGCTGTCGGAGTATCGGCATCCGACGGCGACCGGACCAGACGGGCAGGGGCTGTTCATCGACGTGGCGCGGCTTGGTGATGTCGGCGCGCCGTTGCAACTGGTCGTGGTCAGCGGCACCCACGGACTTGAAGGCCTCAGCGGTTCGGCCGCCCGGATCGGCTGGATAAAAAGCGGCTTCGCCCACGGCTTGCCAAGCAACGTCTCGGTGCTGCTGGTGCATGCGCTCAATCCGTTTGGCTTCGCCCATAACACCCGGACTACCGAAAACAACGTCGATCTCAACCGCAATTTGTTCCCGCTGGGCACGAACTTCGGCGGTTCGCAGCGCGAGTGGTCCAATCTCGCGCTCGAAACCATTGTCGCCGATCATCTCGGCGCAGCCGAACGCATCGGCTTCATTGACTGGCACACTGGCATCGGCGGCTGGAGCGAATCCTTCTTCCTCTGTTTCAACGACGAAGGCGGTCCGTTGCATGACGAGGCCGTACGCTGGTGGGGACGCGATCGCATTATTGGCCAGAAGCCGCACAGCCTGGCTCGTCCCAATTATCAGGGGCAGGTGTTCCACGGCCTGACCAAATTTCTCGCGGGCCGGCCGATGGTCGGCGCAGTGATCGAATTCGGAACCCGCGGCATCAACGTCCACCGCGCGCTGCAGCTCGATCTCTGGCTCAAATTCAAGGCGGAGAAGGACAGCGAGCGGGTGCGCCTGCTGAAAGCCGATCTGCAGGACTGCTTCGTACCGGTGTCGTCGCATTGGCGCGAAAGCACCACCGGGCAGGCGATCTCGATTACCCAACAGGCGGTGGAGGGGCTGGCGAGCTGGTCCCTTGCAGTCGCGGCTTAA
- a CDS encoding ABC transporter substrate-binding protein has product MSRFSRREFLMTAAGAALASRFVGSAAAATGPKPGGTLTATWGGFEPQALFVPGGGGSSPYFTSTKVHERLLRLTVGLKFEPVLALDIKPAEDFRSYTIKLRDKVTWHDGKPFTADDVVFCAMDYWKPISAGVSLSALESAEAVDPLTVVLKFKAPVPEFFLKSVLAGKSGLVIPKHIYAGSNIITNPINNTPVGTGPFKVKEWVRGSHVEYLRNDSYWNPGLPYLDRLVIRWWRDPASRSAAFEAGQLDIGTFNPIPIPDIARLTKAGKIVAETKGYSNSAWVATVEFNQRREIFKKREVRQALMHAIDRQFISDTIFFGSARPSTGAVHSSNSIFFTKEVQDYPFDVKKAAALLDAAGYPVKGGSRFKLSLVSAGWFEENVKMGQYVKQAFEDLDITVDLSVPDRATSLKRIYTDYDYDVAISNNSGSIELIPSTTQYYTTDGIVKGAAFRNATGYSNPKLDEIVAKMTVETEEPKRIALAKDFDRLASIEAPILPMVDLEPVTIARTDVRNHSTTADFMGESWAEIWLDR; this is encoded by the coding sequence ATGAGCAGGTTTTCGAGACGTGAGTTTCTGATGACGGCTGCGGGCGCCGCGCTCGCATCGCGCTTTGTCGGCTCCGCCGCAGCAGCGACGGGCCCGAAACCCGGAGGCACACTGACCGCCACCTGGGGCGGTTTCGAGCCGCAGGCGCTGTTCGTACCCGGCGGTGGCGGATCAAGCCCTTATTTTACGTCCACCAAGGTACACGAGCGGCTGCTGCGGCTGACCGTCGGTCTCAAATTCGAGCCGGTGCTGGCCCTCGACATCAAACCTGCCGAGGACTTCCGCAGCTACACCATCAAGCTGCGCGACAAGGTCACCTGGCATGACGGCAAGCCGTTTACCGCGGACGACGTCGTGTTCTGCGCGATGGACTACTGGAAGCCGATCTCGGCCGGCGTATCGCTCAGTGCGCTGGAAAGCGCCGAGGCGGTCGATCCGCTGACCGTGGTGCTGAAGTTCAAGGCGCCGGTTCCCGAGTTCTTTCTGAAGTCGGTTCTGGCCGGCAAGTCGGGCCTGGTGATTCCAAAGCATATCTATGCTGGAAGCAATATCATCACCAATCCGATCAACAATACCCCGGTCGGCACCGGTCCATTCAAGGTCAAGGAGTGGGTCCGCGGCAGTCACGTCGAATATCTGCGCAACGACAGCTACTGGAATCCCGGATTGCCTTACCTTGATCGCCTGGTGATCCGCTGGTGGCGCGATCCGGCGTCGCGCTCGGCAGCGTTCGAGGCTGGCCAACTCGACATCGGAACATTTAACCCGATCCCGATACCCGACATCGCGCGCCTCACCAAGGCTGGCAAAATCGTCGCCGAGACCAAGGGCTATTCCAACTCGGCCTGGGTTGCGACTGTCGAATTCAACCAGCGGCGCGAGATTTTCAAGAAGCGGGAGGTGCGCCAGGCCCTGATGCATGCGATCGACCGGCAGTTCATTTCCGATACGATTTTCTTCGGCAGCGCTCGTCCCTCGACCGGTGCGGTTCACTCTTCCAATTCGATCTTCTTCACCAAGGAAGTCCAGGACTATCCGTTCGACGTCAAGAAGGCGGCAGCACTACTCGATGCTGCGGGCTATCCGGTGAAGGGCGGCTCCCGATTCAAGCTAAGCCTGGTGTCGGCGGGCTGGTTCGAGGAGAACGTCAAGATGGGCCAGTACGTCAAGCAGGCCTTCGAGGATCTCGACATCACCGTCGATCTTTCGGTTCCCGATCGGGCCACATCGCTCAAGCGCATCTACACCGACTACGACTATGACGTTGCGATCTCCAACAATTCGGGCAGCATCGAATTGATTCCCAGCACGACGCAGTACTATACCACCGACGGCATCGTCAAAGGCGCCGCGTTCCGAAACGCCACCGGCTATTCCAACCCGAAGCTCGACGAGATCGTCGCCAAGATGACGGTCGAAACCGAGGAGCCGAAGCGCATCGCGCTGGCGAAGGATTTCGATCGTCTGGCCAGTATCGAGGCACCGATCCTGCCGATGGTGGATCTCGAGCCGGTGACGATTGCTCGCACCGATGTCCGTAATCACTCCACCACCGCGGACTTCATGGGCGAGAGCTGGGCCGAAATCTGGCTCGATCGCTGA